Proteins co-encoded in one Kocuria flava genomic window:
- a CDS encoding glutathione peroxidase, translated as MTTLHDFTATTIDGREQPLSDYAGKVVLVVNTASECGFTPQYAGLEELWRNFRDEDFVLLGFPCDQFGGQEPGDEEQIADFCRRNYGVTFPMFAKVEVNGPGAHPLWAWLREERPGVLGEDVKWNFTKFLVGRDGRVVRRFGPRTQPAQIAGSIESALGRA; from the coding sequence GTGACCACGCTGCACGACTTCACCGCCACGACCATCGACGGCCGCGAACAGCCGCTGTCCGACTACGCCGGGAAGGTGGTCCTGGTCGTGAACACCGCGAGCGAGTGCGGGTTCACCCCGCAGTACGCGGGCCTGGAGGAGCTGTGGCGCAACTTCCGCGACGAGGACTTCGTGCTCCTGGGCTTCCCCTGCGACCAGTTCGGCGGCCAGGAGCCGGGCGACGAGGAGCAGATCGCGGACTTCTGCCGCCGCAACTACGGCGTCACCTTCCCGATGTTCGCCAAGGTCGAGGTCAACGGCCCCGGCGCCCACCCCCTGTGGGCGTGGCTGCGCGAGGAGAGGCCCGGGGTCCTCGGCGAGGACGTGAAGTGGAACTTCACCAAGTTCCTCGTCGGCCGCGACGGCCGGGTGGTCCGCCGCTTCGGGCCCCGCACCCAGCCGGCGCAGATCGCGGGGAGCATCGAGTCCGCCCTCGGGAGGGCCTGA
- a CDS encoding phosphotransferase: MDAELPTTAQVRRLLDEQLPAGLRDLAGAPVRFAARGWDNAVFRVGEDRAARLPLRAAAVPLLAAELRWTAEAAAPLVRLGLGVPVPRFAGRPGAGLPWPWALVDWVPGEPVALLPVVRRDRPAADLARALAALHRPAPAGAPHHPRRGVDLDRRLATAPPDWSALARRLGPGTAARLREVVAAGVRAAPWTGPPLWLHGDPHPWNLVHRDGRLSGLVDFGDVCAGDPASDLATAWLSLDARQRAGFRAVVDTAGGHDDAVWVRAAAWAALYTAALAGRPGSWPRFGPVAAHAAAQLTARGGA, translated from the coding sequence GTGGACGCGGAGCTGCCGACGACGGCGCAGGTCCGGCGGCTGCTGGACGAGCAGCTGCCCGCCGGCCTGCGGGACCTGGCCGGCGCGCCCGTGCGCTTCGCCGCCCGCGGCTGGGACAACGCCGTCTTCCGGGTGGGGGAGGACCGTGCCGCGCGCCTGCCGCTGCGGGCCGCGGCCGTGCCGCTGCTGGCCGCCGAGCTGCGCTGGACCGCCGAGGCCGCCGCGCCGCTGGTGCGGCTCGGGCTCGGCGTGCCCGTGCCCCGGTTCGCCGGGCGCCCGGGAGCGGGCCTGCCCTGGCCGTGGGCGCTCGTGGACTGGGTGCCGGGGGAGCCCGTGGCGCTGCTGCCCGTGGTGCGGCGCGACCGGCCGGCCGCCGACCTCGCCCGGGCCCTGGCCGCGCTGCACCGCCCCGCGCCCGCCGGGGCCCCGCACCACCCCCGGCGCGGGGTGGATCTCGACCGGCGGCTGGCCACGGCTCCGCCCGACTGGTCCGCGCTCGCCCGCCGCCTGGGCCCGGGCACGGCCGCGCGGCTGCGGGAGGTGGTCGCGGCGGGGGTGCGGGCCGCGCCCTGGACGGGCCCGCCGCTGTGGCTGCACGGGGACCCGCACCCGTGGAACCTCGTGCACCGGGACGGGCGGCTGAGCGGGCTCGTGGACTTCGGGGACGTCTGCGCCGGGGATCCGGCCTCCGACCTGGCCACCGCGTGGCTGAGCCTGGACGCGCGGCAGCGGGCGGGGTTCCGCGCCGTCGTCGACACCGCCGGGGGCCACGACGACGCCGTGTGGGTCCGTGCCGCCGCGTGGGCGGCGCTGTACACGGCGGCCCTGGCGGGCCGTCCGGGATCCTGGCCGCGGTTCGGGCCGGTGGCGGCCCACGCGGCCGCGCAGCTCACCGCGCGCGGCGGCGCCTGA
- a CDS encoding VOC family protein: MTVRHAPWPAGTPCWAELAVQDPARSQEFYRAVLGWEHTAPDPGGRVLALVDGAPVAGLAPGAAPDGAPVWQVHLACDRIEACAERVLAAGGKQLRAPAPRGSAGTAGLWRDPTGAAFGLWQAGELIGFTAVDVPGAPVWCDLTTPDPDGARDFYAQVFGYAYTDRATTGAPYAAFTVPGGQQWGGGIGGTDPAAGDAPAVWSVCFAVEDADAAAARAREAGGAVMEEPMAFEYGRLAVLAGPDRESFAVMSPTAPEDGRAPAGR, from the coding sequence ATGACCGTCCGCCACGCCCCCTGGCCCGCCGGCACGCCCTGCTGGGCGGAGCTCGCCGTGCAGGACCCTGCCCGCTCCCAGGAGTTCTACCGCGCCGTCCTCGGCTGGGAGCACACCGCCCCGGACCCCGGCGGCCGGGTGCTCGCCCTCGTGGACGGCGCACCCGTCGCCGGGCTCGCCCCGGGCGCCGCGCCGGACGGGGCGCCCGTCTGGCAGGTCCACCTGGCCTGCGACCGCATCGAGGCCTGCGCCGAGCGCGTCCTGGCGGCCGGGGGGAAGCAGCTGCGGGCCCCGGCGCCGCGCGGGAGCGCCGGGACGGCCGGGCTCTGGCGCGACCCCACCGGCGCCGCCTTCGGGCTGTGGCAGGCCGGGGAGCTGATCGGCTTCACCGCCGTCGACGTCCCCGGGGCCCCGGTGTGGTGCGACCTCACGACCCCCGACCCGGACGGGGCCCGCGACTTCTACGCCCAGGTCTTCGGCTACGCCTACACCGACCGCGCCACGACGGGCGCCCCCTACGCGGCCTTCACCGTCCCCGGCGGGCAGCAGTGGGGCGGCGGCATCGGCGGCACGGACCCCGCCGCGGGGGACGCGCCAGCGGTGTGGTCGGTGTGCTTCGCGGTCGAGGACGCCGACGCCGCCGCCGCGCGCGCCCGCGAGGCCGGCGGCGCCGTCATGGAGGAGCCGATGGCCTTCGAGTACGGGCGCCTGGCCGTGCTCGCGGGCCCCGACCGGGAGTCGTTCGCGGTGATGTCCCCGACGGCCCCCGAGGACGGGCGCGCCCCCGCGGGCCGGTGA